In Ovis canadensis isolate MfBH-ARS-UI-01 breed Bighorn chromosome 11, ARS-UI_OviCan_v2, whole genome shotgun sequence, one genomic interval encodes:
- the CISD3 gene encoding CDGSH iron-sulfur domain-containing protein 3, mitochondrial yields MGSVRGVGTLVRPAAWTLNQRRDITSWLARWFPKTPAKSVVALKTPIKVKLVAGKTYRWCVCGRSTKQPFCDGSHFFKRTGLSPLKFKAQETRTVALCTCKATQKPPYCDGTHKSEQVQRAELGSPL; encoded by the exons ATGGGCTCCGTGCGCGGCGTGGGGACGCTAGTGCGGCCGGCGGCCTGG ACGCTGAACCAGAGACGGGACATCACCTCCTGGCTG GCCCGATGGTTCCCCAAAACCCCAGCCAAGTCCGTGGTGGCCCTAAAAACACCCATCAAGGTGAAGCTGGTGGCTGGGAAAACCTacaggtggtgtgtgtgtggccgCAGCACAAAGCAG CCCTTCTGTGATGGCTCCCACTTCTTCAAACGCACTGGCCTATCCCCACTGAAGTTCAAGGCCCAGGAGACCCGCACGGTGGCGCTCTGTACCTGCAAGGCAACCCAGAAGCCCCCATACTGCGATGGTACCCACAAGAGTGAACAGGTGCAGAGGGCAGAACTGGGCTCCCCACTCTGA
- the PCGF2 gene encoding polycomb group RING finger protein 2 isoform X2 gives MHRTTRIKITELNPHLMCALCGGYFIDATTIVECLHSFCKTCIVRYLETNKYCPMCDVQVHKTRPLLSIRSDKTLQDIVYKLVPGLFKDEMKRRRDFYAAYPLTEVPNGSNEDRGEVLEQEKGALSDDEIVSLSIEFYEGVRDREEKKGPLENGDGDKEKTGVRFLRCPAAMTVMHLAKFLRNKMDVPSKYKVEVLYEDEPLKEYYTLMDIAYIYPWRRNGPLPLKYRVQPACKRLTLPTAPTPSEGTNTSGASECESVSDKAPSPATLPATSSSLPSPATPSHGSPSSHGPSAPHPTSPTPPVTAGGASAAANGGASNCLQTPSSTSRGRKMTVNGAPVPPLT, from the exons aTGCATCGGACCACACGGATCAAAATTACCGAGCTGAACCCTCACCTCATGTGCGCCCTCTGTGGGGGGTACTTCATAGATGCCACTACCATCGTGGAGTGCTTGCATTCCT TCTGCAAAACCTGCATCGTGCGCTACCTGGAGACCAACAAGTACTGCCCCATGTGCGATGTGCAGGTCCATAAAACCCGGCCGCTGCTGAGCATCAG ATCTGACAAAACCCTTCAAGACATTGTCTACAAATTGGTCCCTGGGCTTTTTAAAG ATGAGATGAAACGGCGGCGGGATTTCTATGCAGCCTACCCCCTGACAGAAG TCCCCAACGGCTCCAACGAGGACCGTGGTGAGGTTCtggagcaggagaagggagctCTGAGCGACGACGAGATCGTCAGCCTCTCCATCGAGTTCTACGAAGGTGTCAG aGACCGGGAAGAGAAGAAGGGCCCCTTGGAAAATGGGGATGGTGACAAGGAGAAG ACAGGTGTGCGCTTCCTGCGGTGCCCAGCAGCCATGACTGTCATGCATCTTGCCAAGTTTCTCCGCAACAAGATGGACGTGCCCAGCAAGTACAAG GTCGAGGTTCTCTATGAGGACGAGCCGCTGAAGGAATACTATACCCTCATGGACATCGCCTACATCTACCCCTGGCGGCGG AATGGCCCTCTCCCCCTCAAGTATCGCGTCCAGCCAGCCTGCAAGCGACTCACCTTGCCCACAGCACCCACCCCCTCCGAGGGCACCAATACCAGCGGGGCATCCGAGTGTGAGTCAGTCAGTGACAAggctcccagccctgccacccTGCCAGCCACCTCCTCTTCCCTACCCAGCCCAGCCACCCCCTCCCATGGCTCTCCCAGCTCTCATGGCCCCtcggccccccaccccacctcccccactcccccTGTGACAGCCGGTGGGGCCAGTGCCGCTGCCAACGGGGGCGCCTCAAACTGCCTGCAGACACCATCCTCCACCAGCAGGGGGCGCAAGATGACTGTCAACGGAGCTCCTGTGCCCCCCTTAACTTGA
- the PCGF2 gene encoding polycomb group RING finger protein 2 isoform X1 → MHRTTRIKITELNPHLMCALCGGYFIDATTIVECLHSFCKTCIVRYLETNKYCPMCDVQVHKTRPLLSIRSDKTLQDIVYKLVPGLFKDEMKRRRDFYAAYPLTEVPNGSNEDRGEVLEQEKGALSDDEIVSLSIEFYEGVRDREEKKGPLENGDGDKEKQTGVRFLRCPAAMTVMHLAKFLRNKMDVPSKYKVEVLYEDEPLKEYYTLMDIAYIYPWRRNGPLPLKYRVQPACKRLTLPTAPTPSEGTNTSGASECESVSDKAPSPATLPATSSSLPSPATPSHGSPSSHGPSAPHPTSPTPPVTAGGASAAANGGASNCLQTPSSTSRGRKMTVNGAPVPPLT, encoded by the exons aTGCATCGGACCACACGGATCAAAATTACCGAGCTGAACCCTCACCTCATGTGCGCCCTCTGTGGGGGGTACTTCATAGATGCCACTACCATCGTGGAGTGCTTGCATTCCT TCTGCAAAACCTGCATCGTGCGCTACCTGGAGACCAACAAGTACTGCCCCATGTGCGATGTGCAGGTCCATAAAACCCGGCCGCTGCTGAGCATCAG ATCTGACAAAACCCTTCAAGACATTGTCTACAAATTGGTCCCTGGGCTTTTTAAAG ATGAGATGAAACGGCGGCGGGATTTCTATGCAGCCTACCCCCTGACAGAAG TCCCCAACGGCTCCAACGAGGACCGTGGTGAGGTTCtggagcaggagaagggagctCTGAGCGACGACGAGATCGTCAGCCTCTCCATCGAGTTCTACGAAGGTGTCAG aGACCGGGAAGAGAAGAAGGGCCCCTTGGAAAATGGGGATGGTGACAAGGAGAAG CAGACAGGTGTGCGCTTCCTGCGGTGCCCAGCAGCCATGACTGTCATGCATCTTGCCAAGTTTCTCCGCAACAAGATGGACGTGCCCAGCAAGTACAAG GTCGAGGTTCTCTATGAGGACGAGCCGCTGAAGGAATACTATACCCTCATGGACATCGCCTACATCTACCCCTGGCGGCGG AATGGCCCTCTCCCCCTCAAGTATCGCGTCCAGCCAGCCTGCAAGCGACTCACCTTGCCCACAGCACCCACCCCCTCCGAGGGCACCAATACCAGCGGGGCATCCGAGTGTGAGTCAGTCAGTGACAAggctcccagccctgccacccTGCCAGCCACCTCCTCTTCCCTACCCAGCCCAGCCACCCCCTCCCATGGCTCTCCCAGCTCTCATGGCCCCtcggccccccaccccacctcccccactcccccTGTGACAGCCGGTGGGGCCAGTGCCGCTGCCAACGGGGGCGCCTCAAACTGCCTGCAGACACCATCCTCCACCAGCAGGGGGCGCAAGATGACTGTCAACGGAGCTCCTGTGCCCCCCTTAACTTGA
- the PSMB3 gene encoding proteasome subunit beta type-3 encodes MSIMSYNGGAVMAMKGKNCVAIAADRRFGIQAQMVTTDFQKIFPMGDRLYIGLAGLATDVQTVAQRLKFRLNLYELKEGRQIKPYTLMSMVANLLYEKRFGPYYTEPVIAGLDPKTFKPFICSLDLIGCPMVTDDFVVSGTCTEQMYGMCESLWEPNMDPEHLFETISQAMLNAVDRDAVSGMGVIVHIIEKDKITTRTLKARMD; translated from the exons ATG TCTATTATGTCCTATAACGGAGGGGCCGTCATGGCCATGAAGGGGAAGAACTGTGTGGCCATCGCTGCTGACAGGCGCTTCGGGATCCAGGCCCAGATGGTGACCACGGACTTCCAGAAGATCTTTCCCATGGGCGACCGACTGTACATCGGCCTGGCGGGTCTTGCCACCGACGTCCAGACAGT TGCCCAGCGCCTCAAGTTCCGGCTGAACCTGTATGAGCTGAAGGAAGGCCGGCAGATCAAACCTTACACCCTCATGAGCATGGTGGCCAACCTCTTGTACGAGAAACG GTTTGGGCCCTACTACACGGAGCCGGTCATTGCCGGATTGGACCCGAAGACCTTTAAGCCTTTCATTTGCTCTCTAGACCTTATTGGCTGCCCCATGGTGACCGATGACTTTGTAGTCAGTGGTACCTGCACTGAACAAATGTACGGGATGTGCGAGTCTCTCTGGGAGCCCAACATG GATCCAGAGCACCTGTTTGAAACCATCTCACAAGCCATGCTGAATGCTGTGGACAGGGATGCGGTGTCAGGCATGGGAGTCATTGTCCACATCAT